A window of the Bacteriovorax sp. PP10 genome harbors these coding sequences:
- a CDS encoding Crp/Fnr family transcriptional regulator, with translation MTTGTATTAKKSGIKTLAPGEILFNEGDNANSMYIIQKGQLRLFRPKGKGFVEIAVLRAGEVLGEMAYFDPDTKNRSVSAAAITSVDIIEISFNALEKTMAGLNPWFKTLINTLAERLRKTNERVRNLENNSVGFSSDYKFFQSADVVKILSVLFLTFRSLGENKEGRWYLNYNRIKTYALEIFNINEAKMEEFIQLLTDEQIIEVTVDDQDASKVLSTREPDTFRMFQVFFNTQRSLRDEKKLHISSKCEKFMVRVMEECSSLPIVDGKVDIELSKIVSHFKEYNLGITLDDFQGAKNAKFCGEYRMGENNSISSTINIDYMRKMYPVVRFMNALNRVNELKAKA, from the coding sequence ATGACAACTGGAACTGCAACGACAGCTAAAAAATCAGGAATTAAAACTCTAGCACCTGGAGAAATTCTTTTTAATGAAGGTGATAATGCAAATTCCATGTACATCATTCAGAAAGGACAGCTGAGACTATTTCGTCCGAAAGGAAAAGGATTCGTCGAGATAGCTGTCCTTCGTGCTGGAGAAGTATTAGGTGAGATGGCCTACTTCGATCCGGATACAAAAAATAGAAGTGTTTCAGCTGCGGCGATCACTTCAGTCGACATCATCGAAATTTCATTCAATGCTTTAGAAAAAACCATGGCGGGATTAAACCCATGGTTTAAAACTTTAATTAACACACTTGCAGAACGTTTGAGAAAAACAAACGAAAGAGTAAGAAATCTTGAAAATAACTCAGTAGGTTTTTCTTCTGATTATAAATTCTTTCAATCGGCCGACGTTGTAAAAATTCTTTCTGTTCTCTTTTTAACTTTTAGAAGTTTAGGAGAAAACAAAGAGGGAAGATGGTATTTAAATTACAATCGAATTAAAACGTATGCGCTGGAAATTTTCAACATCAATGAAGCGAAGATGGAAGAGTTCATTCAACTCTTAACTGATGAGCAGATTATCGAAGTGACTGTTGATGATCAGGATGCTTCAAAAGTTTTATCAACTCGCGAGCCGGATACATTCAGAATGTTCCAGGTCTTTTTTAATACGCAAAGATCTCTGCGCGATGAAAAGAAACTTCATATTTCTTCGAAGTGTGAAAAGTTCATGGTGAGAGTGATGGAGGAGTGTTCATCTCTTCCGATCGTCGATGGGAAAGTTGATATTGAACTTTCTAAAATCGTAAGTCATTTCAAAGAATACAATCTGGGAATTACTCTTGATGACTTTCAAGGGGCGAAGAACGCAAAGTTTTGCGGAGAGTATCGCATGGGCGAAAACAATTCGATCAGCTCGACAATCAACATTGATTATATGAGAAAGATGTATCCGGTAGTGCGTTTTATGAACGCCCTCAACCGCGTGAACGAGTTGAAGGCGAAAGCTTAG
- a CDS encoding serine/threonine protein kinase produces MSSETKRERFGRYLILDHLVDGGMAKICRARFLGEQADKVVAIKMVQPQFSKDEAFKTMFMDEIKVTFGLIHPNVIQTYDYGMNKGQLFVAMEYCDGRNLKEYLDKLKERKFVFPVEISTYIISQACQGLYYAHTFRDKLTGQEANIIHRDISPHNVMLTYDGSVKIIDFGIAKSQTNSESTQAGTIKGKLSYLAPEYLEGLELDARYDQFALGITLWEMLCSRKLFKENNDLAVLKKIQECKIPVPSSINPNVPKELDEIVLKALSKNRSKRYENLDQMNRALMKFLYAKYPDFNATDLSYFAQELFRDEIKKDREKMFEFGKIDIKPFLDDMRKEVERGSNNPEFTSGGSPANSAVESPAIKKEAILDFGFEKTEKKKNTITVKKSAVAPKDKTNSSEDSTMSRRIADINDSTMTNLKRGAGTKSSSATSANIKKEATKVIKTDTKNLGKQKTSIGTYAAMLAFLFGGGFYFYTSFIAEPEMEAVVETAKPKAIHDKSRVPAAQTAATEELSGTAKMMLTHFDKQKMQVFINGTRSDVDLLNSVMVPVGKPFTVRIQIEGRKHFIKEMNLGNNSTFEVEIPETPAIAYGYVYTSPECSARGELRFEIYGEKRVSPVPMRQEFGVAFPLNLDEYGSLAPASYEVFFKKAGEDIERKIEINIKREDQSIDLCEFL; encoded by the coding sequence ATGTCATCAGAAACTAAACGTGAACGCTTCGGGCGTTATCTTATCCTCGACCACCTAGTCGATGGCGGTATGGCAAAAATTTGCCGTGCACGTTTCTTAGGTGAGCAAGCGGATAAAGTTGTGGCCATTAAGATGGTCCAGCCACAGTTTTCTAAAGATGAAGCTTTCAAGACTATGTTCATGGACGAGATCAAAGTTACTTTTGGTCTGATTCACCCGAACGTTATTCAAACTTACGATTACGGTATGAACAAAGGGCAACTTTTCGTTGCGATGGAGTACTGTGACGGTCGTAACTTAAAAGAATACCTGGATAAATTAAAAGAAAGAAAATTCGTTTTCCCAGTCGAAATCTCGACTTATATTATCTCTCAAGCATGTCAGGGGCTTTATTACGCTCATACATTCAGAGATAAATTAACTGGGCAGGAAGCAAATATCATTCACCGTGATATCTCTCCTCACAACGTTATGCTTACGTACGATGGATCAGTTAAGATCATCGACTTTGGTATCGCGAAGTCTCAGACAAATTCAGAATCAACTCAAGCAGGAACAATTAAGGGAAAACTTTCTTACCTTGCTCCTGAATATCTTGAAGGGTTAGAGCTTGATGCTAGATACGACCAGTTCGCACTAGGAATCACTCTTTGGGAAATGTTATGTTCAAGAAAGTTATTCAAAGAAAATAACGATCTTGCAGTACTTAAGAAAATTCAGGAGTGTAAAATTCCTGTGCCTTCATCGATCAATCCAAACGTTCCAAAAGAGCTGGATGAAATCGTATTAAAAGCACTAAGCAAAAACAGATCTAAGCGCTACGAAAATCTAGACCAGATGAACCGTGCACTTATGAAGTTCTTATACGCTAAGTATCCAGACTTCAATGCTACCGATCTTTCTTATTTCGCTCAGGAATTATTCAGAGATGAAATTAAAAAAGACCGTGAGAAAATGTTTGAGTTCGGTAAAATCGACATCAAGCCTTTCTTAGATGACATGAGAAAAGAAGTAGAGCGTGGATCTAATAATCCAGAGTTTACTTCTGGTGGATCTCCTGCGAATTCTGCCGTAGAGTCTCCAGCGATTAAAAAAGAAGCAATCCTTGATTTTGGTTTTGAAAAAACTGAGAAAAAGAAAAATACGATTACTGTAAAGAAATCGGCCGTTGCTCCAAAAGATAAGACGAATTCTTCTGAAGACAGCACAATGTCTAGAAGAATTGCTGATATCAATGACAGTACGATGACCAACCTGAAAAGAGGTGCGGGAACTAAATCGTCGTCAGCTACGTCAGCGAATATTAAAAAAGAAGCGACGAAAGTTATCAAGACTGATACTAAAAATCTTGGTAAGCAAAAAACATCAATTGGAACTTATGCAGCGATGCTGGCGTTCTTGTTTGGTGGCGGATTCTATTTCTACACAAGCTTTATTGCTGAACCAGAAATGGAAGCAGTTGTTGAAACTGCAAAACCGAAAGCTATTCATGACAAGAGCAGAGTACCAGCAGCACAGACTGCGGCCACTGAAGAACTGAGTGGAACAGCAAAGATGATGCTGACCCATTTTGACAAGCAGAAGATGCAAGTGTTCATTAATGGAACGAGATCTGATGTTGACCTGTTAAATTCTGTGATGGTTCCGGTTGGAAAACCGTTTACTGTGAGAATTCAGATTGAAGGAAGAAAGCATTTTATTAAAGAAATGAACTTAGGAAATAATTCTACGTTTGAAGTGGAAATTCCAGAGACTCCAGCAATCGCTTATGGATATGTTTATACTTCTCCAGAGTGTAGTGCGAGAGGGGAATTACGTTTTGAAATCTATGGTGAAAAGAGAGTGAGTCCAGTACCAATGAGACAAGAATTTGGTGTGGCCTTCCCACTTAACCTGGATGAATACGGAAGCCTTGCTCCAGCAAGCTATGAAGTCTTCTTTAAGAAAGCAGGTGAAGATATCGAACGTAAGATCGAAATCAACATCAAGCGCGAAGATCAATCTATTGATTTATGTGAATTCCTTTAA
- a CDS encoding acyl-CoA dehydrogenase family protein has translation MSMYDPQYKEIRDLVSKFSDSEVAPLAAKIDHDGEIPKDLINKLYENGFMGSYIPEEFGGAGMDYTSYAIIVEEISRGCASTGVLISAHTSLCMWPILKYGSTEQKQKFLPGLASGGVIGCFCLSEPNAGSDPGTLGTFAEDKGDYYELSGTKNFITNGKDAGIAIVMAKTTKTTDHKGMTAFIVDTTTEGFQVQKLEDKLGIKGSTTAQIWLNKVKVPKANIIGEVGKGFTVALSTLDGGRIGIAAQALGIAEAAFRYAKKYSKERIQFGKPISELQAIQFMLADMSTEIAASRLLIMHASYLKDNNLPYSKEAAQAKLFASEACMKITTKAIQVLGGNGYTKEYPVERHFRDAKITEIYEGTSEIQRIVIAANELKGM, from the coding sequence ATGAGTATGTACGACCCGCAGTATAAAGAAATTAGAGATCTTGTTTCTAAATTTTCTGATTCTGAAGTGGCGCCACTGGCCGCTAAAATCGATCACGACGGAGAAATCCCGAAGGATTTGATCAATAAACTTTATGAAAATGGGTTTATGGGGTCGTATATTCCTGAAGAATTCGGTGGTGCTGGAATGGACTATACGTCTTATGCCATCATCGTTGAAGAAATCTCTCGCGGATGTGCTTCAACTGGAGTGCTTATTTCTGCACATACATCACTATGTATGTGGCCTATTTTAAAATACGGATCAACTGAGCAAAAACAAAAATTCCTTCCAGGCCTAGCTTCTGGTGGAGTGATTGGATGTTTCTGTTTATCAGAACCAAATGCCGGATCAGATCCTGGAACTCTAGGTACATTTGCTGAAGACAAAGGTGACTACTACGAATTGTCTGGAACAAAAAACTTCATCACTAACGGTAAAGACGCTGGGATTGCTATTGTTATGGCAAAAACAACGAAAACGACTGACCATAAAGGGATGACAGCTTTCATCGTTGATACAACGACTGAAGGATTCCAGGTTCAAAAACTAGAAGATAAGTTAGGGATCAAAGGATCAACGACTGCTCAAATCTGGCTGAACAAAGTAAAAGTTCCAAAAGCAAATATCATTGGTGAAGTTGGAAAAGGGTTTACTGTAGCTCTATCAACTCTTGATGGTGGACGTATTGGAATCGCGGCCCAAGCTTTAGGGATTGCAGAAGCTGCTTTTAGATATGCTAAAAAATACTCGAAAGAACGTATTCAATTTGGAAAACCAATTTCTGAACTTCAAGCTATTCAGTTTATGTTAGCTGATATGTCGACAGAGATTGCAGCTTCAAGACTTCTCATCATGCACGCGAGTTACTTAAAAGATAACAATCTTCCGTACTCTAAAGAAGCTGCTCAAGCGAAACTTTTCGCTTCAGAAGCTTGTATGAAAATCACAACTAAAGCGATTCAAGTTTTAGGTGGAAATGGATACACGAAAGAGTACCCGGTTGAGCGTCACTTTAGAGATGCAAAGATCACTGAAATTTACGAAGGGACTTCGGAAATTCAAAGAATCGTAATTGCTGCTAATGAATTGAAAGGCATGTAA
- a CDS encoding 3-hydroxybutyryl-CoA dehydrogenase: MQNVQTIGIVGAGQMGRGIAQVAAMSGYSVQIFDVSPEGLKKGVDFIESTLKKGVEKAKWDLAFVEKTMKAISPVNDMKELKNCDLLIEAATENKAIKFDIFKKLDEVAKPGAILATNTSSISITEIAAVTKRPTLVAGMHFMNPVPVMKLVEGIRGLETTDETFDTVAAVAEKMGKVFVRANDVPGFAVNRILMPMINEAVYALYEGVASAPDIDQAMKLGTNQPMGPLELADFIGLDTCLAIMNVLHEGLGDTKYRPCPLLKKYVLAGRMGKKSGRGFYEYK, from the coding sequence ATGCAAAATGTTCAGACAATAGGGATCGTTGGCGCAGGGCAAATGGGCCGCGGGATCGCGCAAGTAGCTGCAATGAGTGGTTATTCAGTACAAATATTTGATGTTTCTCCAGAAGGATTGAAAAAGGGAGTCGATTTTATCGAGTCTACGCTTAAAAAAGGTGTGGAAAAGGCAAAGTGGGACTTAGCTTTTGTTGAAAAAACTATGAAAGCAATTTCACCAGTTAATGATATGAAAGAACTTAAAAATTGTGATTTATTAATTGAAGCTGCTACAGAAAATAAAGCAATTAAATTTGATATTTTCAAGAAGCTTGATGAAGTGGCAAAGCCGGGAGCAATCCTTGCGACAAATACTTCTTCAATTTCAATTACAGAAATTGCGGCCGTGACAAAGAGACCAACTCTTGTAGCAGGTATGCACTTTATGAATCCGGTTCCTGTGATGAAACTTGTAGAGGGAATCAGAGGGTTGGAAACAACTGATGAAACGTTCGATACAGTAGCAGCAGTTGCTGAGAAGATGGGAAAGGTCTTTGTAAGAGCAAATGACGTTCCAGGATTCGCAGTTAATAGAATCCTTATGCCGATGATTAACGAAGCTGTATACGCGCTTTACGAAGGTGTAGCATCAGCTCCTGATATCGATCAGGCAATGAAACTGGGAACAAACCAACCAATGGGTCCGCTTGAACTAGCAGACTTTATCGGACTAGACACTTGCCTTGCTATCATGAACGTTCTTCATGAAGGTTTAGGGGATACAAAATACAGACCGTGCCCGCTATTAAAGAAATATGTACTAGCTGGTCGCATGGGGAAAAAATCAGGAAGAGGGTTCTATGAATACAAATAA
- a CDS encoding thiolase family protein: MSVYILSGARTPVGSFMGSLSSVSAPKLGAVAIEAALKKAEMDFNKVDEVFMGNVVTAGVGQAPARQAAIFAGLPESVPCSTVNKVCGSGLQTIIMGAQSILAGDNKVVVAGGMENMSMAPHLLMNSRNGIKFGDGAMKDSMQWDGLWDVYSNRPMGNCAEEAAAKFSNREEQDAYSIESFKRAQAAQKDGIFNSEIAAVVIKGPKGETTVSSDEGPGKANFEKMPSLKPAFDKNGTITAANASTINDGAAAVVLGGEEYKSQAKFKIVSYASHAQNPTWFTTAPIEAANKALAKANLKLDQIDLFEVNEAFAIVALAAMKELKLDHSKVNIYGGGVSLGHPIGCSGTRIVVTLMTAMENKKAKYGMAAICIGGGEALALVLERL, encoded by the coding sequence ATGAGCGTTTATATTTTATCTGGAGCACGTACACCGGTTGGAAGTTTTATGGGATCGTTATCGTCGGTATCAGCGCCGAAACTAGGTGCTGTTGCAATCGAGGCCGCTCTTAAAAAAGCAGAAATGGATTTCAATAAAGTAGACGAAGTCTTCATGGGGAACGTTGTTACTGCGGGTGTTGGACAAGCTCCAGCTCGTCAGGCCGCAATCTTCGCTGGTCTTCCTGAATCAGTTCCATGTTCAACAGTGAACAAGGTTTGTGGATCAGGACTTCAAACAATCATCATGGGAGCTCAATCAATCCTTGCTGGAGACAACAAAGTTGTTGTTGCTGGTGGGATGGAAAATATGTCGATGGCACCTCACTTACTAATGAATTCTAGAAATGGAATTAAATTTGGTGACGGAGCTATGAAGGATTCTATGCAATGGGATGGACTATGGGATGTGTACTCAAACCGTCCAATGGGGAACTGTGCTGAAGAAGCAGCGGCAAAATTTTCTAACCGTGAAGAGCAAGACGCTTACTCAATTGAGTCTTTCAAGCGCGCTCAAGCTGCTCAAAAAGATGGAATCTTTAACTCTGAGATCGCAGCAGTTGTGATCAAAGGGCCAAAAGGTGAGACGACAGTATCTAGTGATGAAGGTCCGGGAAAAGCAAACTTCGAAAAAATGCCTTCTCTAAAACCTGCTTTCGATAAGAACGGGACAATTACAGCAGCGAACGCTTCGACAATTAACGATGGAGCAGCAGCAGTTGTTCTAGGTGGTGAGGAATACAAATCACAAGCAAAATTTAAAATCGTTTCATACGCTAGCCACGCTCAGAACCCAACATGGTTTACGACAGCTCCAATCGAAGCTGCAAATAAAGCTCTTGCTAAAGCAAACCTAAAGCTTGATCAAATTGATTTGTTCGAAGTGAATGAAGCTTTTGCTATAGTTGCATTGGCCGCTATGAAGGAGTTAAAATTAGATCACAGTAAAGTAAATATTTACGGTGGTGGAGTGAGCTTAGGCCACCCAATCGGATGTTCGGGTACTAGGATTGTTGTGACTTTGATGACCGCAATGGAAAACAAAAAAGCAAAATACGGTATGGCCGCAATTTGTATTGGTGGTGGAGAAGCACTTGCTCTAGTATTAGAAAGACTCTAA
- a CDS encoding alpha/beta hydrolase — protein MQSNKNDEILKWKELSGGTSVTHFSSFLPNQQIYLKKIKAHKKTENPITVFLFHDLASYHGRFYNLMNWFKAHYPEVSFVMMDFLGHGLSSGTRGHIEHFNHLVNDVAHVFRIMEKAPGEKWMALGQGIGALSLLDLVNRFDESLKNKIDKLILSNFILNFDSPVLNLQNLLLEKMNPLESLMRTTRPMEIYLPEEVLTHPREQGLYMEDPLIVRKPTFQTFKCINLKMKSVFQDSYFLDRPTLILQSESPYLLTRGMDSFSKGLKKGLLSEKKYSNLKHDLYNEKDNLLVFNDIAEWIQS, from the coding sequence ATGCAGTCTAATAAAAATGATGAAATACTAAAATGGAAAGAGTTAAGTGGGGGGACATCTGTCACTCACTTTTCTTCTTTTTTACCTAATCAACAAATCTATCTTAAAAAAATAAAGGCCCACAAAAAAACTGAGAATCCTATCACGGTTTTTTTGTTTCATGACCTGGCCTCTTATCATGGGCGTTTTTATAATTTAATGAATTGGTTTAAGGCCCATTATCCGGAAGTTAGTTTCGTGATGATGGATTTCTTGGGGCATGGACTTAGTTCAGGAACGCGCGGGCATATTGAGCATTTTAACCATCTGGTTAATGATGTGGCCCACGTTTTTAGAATCATGGAAAAAGCTCCCGGTGAAAAATGGATGGCCCTAGGCCAGGGGATAGGTGCACTCAGCCTGCTTGACCTGGTTAATCGTTTTGATGAATCACTGAAAAATAAAATCGATAAGTTAATTCTTTCAAACTTTATTTTAAATTTTGATTCTCCGGTACTAAATCTTCAAAATCTTTTACTTGAAAAAATGAATCCACTTGAATCGTTGATGAGAACAACCAGACCGATGGAAATTTATCTGCCGGAAGAAGTCCTGACTCACCCAAGAGAGCAGGGGTTGTATATGGAAGACCCGCTGATTGTGAGAAAACCTACATTTCAGACTTTTAAATGTATTAATTTAAAAATGAAGAGTGTTTTTCAAGATTCTTATTTTCTTGATCGTCCTACTCTGATTTTACAAAGTGAAAGTCCGTACCTACTCACAAGAGGGATGGATTCATTCTCGAAAGGTCTCAAAAAAGGATTATTGTCAGAAAAGAAGTATTCAAATCTGAAACATGACTTGTATAATGAAAAAGACAACCTTCTTGTTTTTAACGATATTGCTGAGTGGATCCAATCATGA
- a CDS encoding DUF4339 domain-containing protein: METNMVNWYYVIGSERVGPVSVSALKVLFSTGEINNDTYIWKKGFANWERLKDVSELKLDEMEIEGAPVAAPTSAPEVAPAPARKLDLVAEDKLELKAPVKKEVTREIKIDQLKKEEKTSPEVHFSFNWHTVKEQEELFFLKIGKDRKHAADDIYGPYSLVELKEALEEKRVNLHTLVFSPGMSSWTKLQDTPVNPDYTGIALSSVSLTEIPLMLVFDSFPQPLTTLVKKAGVRGGLLLGSGPFIEFQNKTVLASLYVGSEMKVKNVQVVVQSYDKKDQSIECLFVDLTTDARKIMLNHAV, translated from the coding sequence ATGGAGACTAATATGGTTAACTGGTATTACGTTATAGGTAGCGAGCGTGTAGGGCCTGTGAGCGTATCAGCTCTAAAAGTTCTTTTTTCAACCGGTGAAATAAATAACGATACATATATTTGGAAAAAAGGTTTCGCAAATTGGGAACGTTTAAAAGACGTGAGTGAATTGAAGCTTGATGAAATGGAAATTGAAGGTGCACCAGTGGCCGCACCAACTTCAGCTCCAGAAGTTGCTCCTGCTCCAGCTAGAAAACTAGATTTAGTTGCAGAAGATAAATTAGAATTAAAAGCACCTGTAAAAAAAGAAGTGACGAGAGAAATTAAAATCGATCAGTTGAAGAAAGAAGAAAAGACTTCACCTGAAGTGCATTTTTCTTTTAACTGGCACACGGTAAAAGAGCAGGAAGAATTATTTTTTCTTAAAATCGGTAAAGACCGCAAACATGCTGCTGATGATATTTACGGGCCTTATTCATTGGTGGAATTAAAAGAAGCACTGGAAGAAAAACGTGTGAATCTTCATACATTAGTTTTTTCACCAGGAATGAGCAGCTGGACGAAACTGCAAGATACACCGGTGAATCCTGATTACACTGGGATTGCTTTATCAAGTGTATCGTTAACAGAAATTCCGTTGATGTTGGTATTTGATTCTTTCCCACAACCGCTTACAACACTTGTAAAAAAGGCCGGCGTGAGAGGAGGACTTCTTTTAGGTTCAGGTCCATTTATTGAATTCCAAAATAAAACAGTACTGGCTTCACTTTATGTAGGAAGTGAAATGAAAGTTAAAAATGTGCAAGTTGTGGTTCAGAGTTATGACAAAAAAGACCAGTCTATAGAGTGCCTGTTTGTCGATTTAACGACTGATGCTAGAAAGATAATGCTTAACCATGCAGTCTAA
- a CDS encoding pyruvate, water dikinase regulatory protein, whose product MNRETQRLKIIIISDGTGETATAISRAVMAQFKEREVFFTRYKNIRTTEQIDAIFNEAAVHHDLIIHTIVSGKLREYIAELSRSTHVRTLDLIGPALTAFSNYFNQEPMSEPGLLHAVNDEYYRRVEAMEFTLNHDDGRNLNSLHLADVILVGVSRTSKTPLSVYLSQHGIKVVNIPLIKDQPLPTELFEVDQRKIFALTIDPEMLREIRKNRLQRLGAEKHQGDYAEHNKIVEEVEWATQLFKENKRWPVFNVTDKALEETAADIMKLLSMRKNNIFKQTKE is encoded by the coding sequence ATGAACCGCGAAACTCAACGCTTAAAGATCATTATTATCTCAGACGGAACGGGAGAAACGGCAACGGCCATTTCACGTGCAGTTATGGCGCAGTTTAAAGAACGCGAAGTTTTTTTCACTCGCTATAAAAACATTCGTACGACTGAACAAATTGATGCCATCTTTAACGAAGCTGCTGTTCACCACGATTTAATTATCCACACAATTGTTTCTGGAAAACTAAGAGAGTATATCGCCGAGCTATCGCGCTCGACTCACGTAAGAACTCTGGATCTGATCGGTCCTGCTCTTACTGCATTTTCAAATTATTTTAATCAAGAGCCCATGAGTGAGCCAGGTCTTCTTCATGCCGTGAACGATGAATACTACCGTCGTGTTGAAGCGATGGAGTTTACTTTAAACCATGATGATGGAAGAAACTTAAATTCACTTCACTTAGCTGACGTTATTCTCGTAGGTGTTTCAAGAACATCTAAGACTCCACTTTCAGTTTATCTTTCTCAGCACGGAATTAAGGTTGTAAATATCCCTCTGATTAAAGATCAGCCTCTGCCGACAGAGTTATTTGAGGTCGATCAAAGAAAGATTTTTGCGCTGACAATTGACCCTGAAATGTTGAGAGAAATCAGAAAGAACCGTCTGCAAAGATTAGGGGCCGAGAAGCACCAGGGCGACTATGCTGAACACAACAAAATTGTTGAAGAAGTTGAATGGGCAACCCAGTTGTTTAAAGAAAATAAACGCTGGCCGGTTTTTAATGTGACTGATAAGGCACTTGAAGAGACTGCTGCCGATATTATGAAACTTTTAAGCATGAGAAAAAATAATATTTTCAAACAAACGAAAGAATAG
- the miaA gene encoding tRNA (adenosine(37)-N6)-dimethylallyltransferase MiaA: MNHKLIVVSGPTASGKTKTSIEIAKHIQNTLHMKAAVVNFDSLLFYKEISIGTAKPTLEERDGIEHHMIDIESINSPMNASGFIKKGEEVILELFKQNKVVILVGGSAFYLRAILKGMYESPTAPKELKEGITEQYKNEGIAPFIEFLKINDPQSLINLHENDHYRLMRAVEYFQLTGTKISDKKKEHDQLNPYDFSTISHPWDVLHFYLDLPKDEHFEIIKKRTQEMFDQGLMEEVLELEKAGFFLTEKPLASIGYKEALEFKNGLFANIEECIERIAISTRQLAKAQRTFFNKITPKESFNPIHDQGKIKERVTSFLKE; this comes from the coding sequence ATGAATCATAAATTAATTGTTGTTTCAGGGCCGACGGCCAGCGGAAAAACAAAAACCAGTATTGAAATCGCCAAACATATTCAGAACACACTTCATATGAAAGCAGCAGTCGTAAATTTCGACTCACTTTTATTTTATAAAGAAATTTCTATTGGTACGGCCAAGCCTACGCTAGAAGAGCGAGACGGTATCGAACATCACATGATCGATATTGAATCAATCAACAGCCCAATGAATGCTTCAGGTTTCATCAAAAAAGGTGAAGAAGTTATTCTGGAGCTATTTAAGCAGAATAAAGTTGTGATCCTGGTTGGTGGAAGTGCATTTTACTTACGTGCCATCTTAAAGGGTATGTATGAATCCCCTACTGCTCCCAAAGAATTAAAAGAAGGAATCACTGAGCAGTATAAAAATGAAGGGATTGCACCTTTCATTGAATTTTTAAAAATTAATGACCCTCAATCACTTATCAATCTTCATGAAAATGATCACTACCGCCTGATGAGGGCCGTAGAATACTTTCAATTAACCGGGACTAAGATTTCGGATAAGAAAAAAGAGCATGATCAGTTAAATCCATACGACTTCTCTACGATTAGTCATCCTTGGGATGTACTACATTTTTATCTGGATCTTCCTAAAGATGAGCATTTTGAAATCATCAAAAAGCGCACACAAGAGATGTTTGATCAGGGTTTAATGGAAGAAGTCCTTGAATTAGAAAAAGCTGGTTTTTTCTTAACTGAGAAGCCTCTCGCTTCTATTGGTTATAAAGAAGCACTGGAATTCAAGAATGGCCTCTTTGCCAACATTGAAGAATGCATTGAGCGTATTGCCATCTCTACCCGCCAATTGGCAAAAGCACAAAGAACCTTTTTTAATAAAATTACCCCAAAAGAAAGTTTTAATCCGATTCATGATCAGGGTAAGATTAAAGAAAGAGTGACATCGTTTTTAAAGGAATAA
- a CDS encoding enoyl-CoA hydratase/isomerase family protein, which yields MNTNKTYQTLTFEVKDRFATITINRPTKMNALNSEMLGELKELLVDIKTDSEYKILGIILTGAGEKAFIAGADIAEMSDMTPSDAYTLGQLGQQVTTLFETLQVPVIAAVNGFALGGGCEMAMSCDFIYATDNAVFGQPEVKLGLIPGFGGTQRLAKLVGRNNAKELIYSGRNLKADEALRMGLIVRTFANKDAMMEEAMKTLKAISMNSPLAVSMAKKVMNEGIDLTIAEGLQLEKRQFSGIFSSEDMREGTRAFVEKRAPSFKGK from the coding sequence ATGAATACAAATAAAACTTACCAAACATTAACATTTGAAGTGAAAGATAGATTCGCGACTATCACGATCAATCGTCCAACTAAAATGAATGCACTTAACTCTGAAATGTTAGGAGAGTTAAAAGAACTTCTAGTAGATATCAAGACTGATAGTGAATACAAAATTCTTGGGATTATCTTAACTGGTGCTGGAGAAAAAGCTTTCATCGCTGGTGCTGATATCGCTGAAATGAGCGACATGACTCCAAGTGATGCTTACACTCTTGGGCAACTGGGACAACAAGTAACAACTCTTTTTGAAACTCTTCAGGTTCCAGTGATCGCTGCTGTTAACGGATTCGCTCTTGGTGGTGGATGTGAAATGGCAATGAGCTGTGATTTTATCTATGCAACTGACAACGCAGTTTTCGGTCAACCGGAAGTTAAACTGGGATTAATTCCAGGATTCGGTGGAACTCAACGTCTGGCAAAACTTGTTGGAAGAAATAACGCAAAAGAACTTATCTACTCAGGTAGAAACCTAAAAGCTGACGAAGCTTTAAGAATGGGGCTTATCGTTAGAACTTTCGCAAACAAAGACGCCATGATGGAAGAGGCGATGAAAACATTAAAGGCGATTTCAATGAATTCTCCTTTAGCTGTTTCGATGGCGAAAAAAGTTATGAATGAAGGTATTGACTTAACTATCGCTGAGGGTTTACAGCTAGAAAAGAGACAATTTTCTGGGATTTTCTCATCAGAAGATATGCGTGAAGGAACACGCGCTTTCGTGGAAAAACGAGCACCTAGCTTTAAAGGTAAATAA